A segment of the Leptospira barantonii genome:
AATTGGAAGATTTGGAATCGATGGAATCCGTAAAAAAGATTCCCGCGCGGATCAAATGCGCGGTTCTTCCTTGGAATACTTTGGAACGCGCGTTGTCGCGGGCCGGAAATAAGTGAGAAAGATTATGTTAGAAGCTCCCACAAACCTTTTGGAAGAACAGATCTACGAAGAAGTAAAAAAAGTGGAAGATCCCGAAATCGGAATCTCCATCGCCGAACTCGGACTCATCTATAGAATCAAGGTCGAAGACGGAAAAGCCAAGATCGATATGACCTATACGTCCATGGCCTGTCCCGCAGGACCTCAAATGAAACAACAGGTTAAGGATCACGCGCTTCGTGTGGAAGGAATTTCGGACGCGGAAGTTGAAATCGTCTGGGTTCCGAAATGGGATCCGAGAGAAATGGCGTCGGAAGATGCGAAGATGGACCTCGGAATCTTCGATTGAAAAAACTATATTACAAAAAAAGAATTCTTTCATCCCTTCTGATTGTGAGCTTGTTCGCGACCTGTTCGCGAATTCAAAAAAAAGAGGATTCCGACTCGGATCTTATTCTCGGCTTGGGGCTCTTGAGTATATTAGGATGTACTCAATATCAAAATGCGCCGAGGGTGGATACCTTGGACGGTTTGACGAGAATTTTCGCGCTTCCGAGTTTTACGTTTCCCTGTGTCGCGAAATACAACGACCCGCATCTGATCTTTGTTCCCGCTTCTTCTCCTAAAAACATTCTCGCGGTTTTTTTGCCCGGTTCGGGTGGAACTCCGATCGGAGTTTCCAAGATCATCGAAGAAGGTGCGGCCCGAGGGTATCACAGTATCGGTCTTATGTATCCGAACGGTGAACCCATCAATGTTCTTTGTAACGGCGCGGGAAGTTCTCCGGTTTGTTTCGGAAACGCAAGGGAAGAAATCATCACCGGAGTCGACAAATCCAACGTAGTCTCCGTGGATACGAACAACTCGATAGACGGTCGTCTTTTGAAACTTCTACAGTATCTCGTGTTAAAACGACCGAACGACGGATGGGGACAATTTTTAAACGGAGATTCCGTAATCTGGAGCAAGGTTTATTTCGGAGGACATTCTCAGGGAAGCGGACACGCCGCGTATCAGGGAAAGATCAAAACTCTCGGAAGAGTTTCCATATACAGCGGGGTTTCGGATTATCATATCGCAAGCGCGACGCCCGCGACTTGGTTGACGTCCTCCGGTTTAACCGCTCCGAACTTATTCTACGGATTGATTCACGTAGGCGACGGCGTTGCGAACATCTCCGGAAATTCGAATCAGGTTACGGATACTTGGCTGAACGCTTTCGGAATGAACGGCGCCTTAACGGACGCAGATTCGGGAACCGCACCTTTCGGCGGAACACAAAGGCTGACTACCAATCGATGTTCCGGTCAGGACGATAATTCCAAACACAACTGCACGATGTTAACCACACAACAGGCGGCTTGGGATTATATTAGTTTTCCATAATTTACAGAAATTCTAATGTGTCTTGCGTTGTTCGGAAACGGGAAATCAGTCGAGTTGATACAACTGAATTAGATTTCCGAAGTTATCGTCGAAAACGGTTTCGGTTCCCACCGCGGACTTCGTGGGTTCTTTGATAAAAACCACGCCGAGTTTTTTCAGACGTTCGTATTCCTGACGGATGTCCTTCACTCCGAACACGATCGCCGGAATATTGGAATGATAAAGACCTTCTTGATACGACTTCGCGACCGGAGAAGTGTTCGGCTCGAGAATCAAACTCGTTCCTTCGGGATCTTCCGACGAGATTACGATCGCCAAATTCGCGTCGGGAACAAACGCCTTTTCTTTAAACCCGAGAATTTCCGTATAAAACCGAAACGCTTTGATCGGATCGTTCACGAATATGCCAGTAAGTAAAACTTTCATAGGTTTGCCCCGCTTGGAATTTGTAGTCGTCTTTAAGAAATGTGGGAACTCCCCGGTTTAATCTTTTTCGAAAAACAGTTTTAACGATAACAAGGTCGTAACACCCCAGGCCCCGAGGAAAGCGTAGAACTTCCAACTAAAAACATAGTCGGCGTCTTTCAAAAAGCTTACGAAAAAAGCCTCGGGGAAAAAGATTCCCGCCAACGCGCCCAAGCCGAGAAGAAATTGAACGCTGAGTAAAAGAGAACCGAGCCAATGAGAACGCCAGAAGGAACCGAAAAAGAAAACACCCGCGGATAAAAATATAAAATAGAAGTTAGACGAAACACGAAGGCCTTCGGTTTCTTCTCCGCCGAGATTGATCGTATATTCGATCCAAGTCGAAAGACTGAACAGAAGTTGAAACGTCACCGCGACAAAAAGGATTTTTTCCGAAGTCGACTTTTCCTTCCAGAACTCGGTGAATCTACCGGTAAAGGAAAGATAAAACGCGAGCCATTCTCTTAAGATGAGAGGAGTCGAACGAAAACTCCACTGGATGTCTCTCCAAAGATTACGGAGCATCTGTAACCTGAAATGTGACTTCCACTTCTATGGGAGCGTTCAAAGGAAGAGAAGGAGTTCCCACGGCAAAGCGCGCATGACGTCCTTCTTCGCCGAAAACGGAAAGAAGAAAATTGCTTCCGTGATTCGCCACAAGATGATGTTCGCTGAAGTTCGGAGAACAGGCCACAAAAACTCCGATCTTGACGATTCTTACGATCTTATCGGGACCGCCGCAAACCGCGGAAGCCGCCGCGATCGCGTTCAAGTTGGCTTGGATCATCGCCTCTTTGACGTCGTCCACGGAAAGGCCTTCGCCCAATTTACCGGTGAGCATCAGTTGTCCGTCTTTGAGAGGAAGTTGACCGGAAGTGAATACTAAGTTTCCGGATCGGTTTGCGGGAATATACGCCGCGATCGCTTGAGGAGCGGGAGGAAGTTTGTAACCTAAGGATTCGATTTTGTTTTGGACGCTCATGTTCTTTCTTATAAGAATAGTGGAAGATCCTTCCAAAAAGATTGTATTCCTCGATTTTTCAAGCAGTTTCGAAAAAAGGAATTTTCTTTCTTTTCCCGTTTCCCTTTTTTAGATCCAGAGAATGTATCCAAAACTCGAGCTCATTCCTCATCCGCAGTTTCCCGAACAGTATCAGATCTGCAAACGAACCGGCGTGTGTTTTTACAAACCCGCCAAATCTCGGGAATACAAGGATTCTTATTTCTTAGAAGAATATAAAAACCAATATCAAAAGACCTACTACGAAGACGAAACCTCTCTCAGAGCCTTGGCTCAAAAACGACTCGGAATTTTACGCAGGTTTCACGATCCAAAAGACGCGTCCTTGTTCGAGTTGGGTTCGGCCGCGGGATTCTTTTTGGACGAGGCTCGAAAATCGGGTTATCAAGTGACCGGTTTGGAGATTTCTCCGGCCGAGGTGGAATATTCTCGGAATACCTTGGGGCTCGACGTTCATTGTGTTTCCTTTTTGGAGGAGAATCTTCTGAAAGATCGATCCTTCGACGTAGTCTCGGCCTTCTTCGTGGTCGAACATTTTCCGGACGCGGACTTCGTATTTGAAAAGTTAACCGATCTTGTCAAACCCGGGGGATTTTTATTCTTAGGTTTGCCTTCTTTGTACGGTCCCACCTTTCAAACAAATCCGGAAGAATGGTTTCGCACACACCCGTCGGACCATTTTTGGGATTACAGCCCAGACTCCCTGAAAAAAATGTTGAAAGGATACGGTTTTAAGACTGAGTATAAGAAACCGATGTCCTACCACCCGTCCCGAGATCGGGGTTGGAGAGGTAAAATCCTGAGTCACCGCCTTTTCGCACGTCTCTCAGACCTCACCTGTTACGGTGATACATTCCACTTAATCGCTCAGAAGCGGCACACATGAAATTCGAAGAACTATCCATACATCCAAAGTTACTTTCAGCCATTCAAGAAATCGGATATACCGAACTCACACCGATCCAAGAAAGATCGATCCCTCACGGATTGGAAGGCAAGGACATCACGGGACTTGCACAAACCGGAACTGGAAAGACGGTCGCATTTTTGGTCCCGGTCATTCACACCATTCTTACCAAAGAAATACAAGGTGTGTCCGCGTTGGTCCTCGCTCCTACGAGAGAACTCACGATGCAGATCGCGGAAGAAGCCAAAAAACTTCTGAAACATTCCAACGGGGTTCGTGCGGTTCCGATCATCGGCGGAACGGATTACAAATCACAGAACAAGGACCTCGAAGGTCTAAACGGAATCATCGTTGCGACTCCGGGAAGATTGATCGACATGATCAAGTCCGGTTCCATCGACATATCGAACGTGGAGTTCTTCGTGTTGGACGAAGCCGATCGCATGTTGGACATGGGATTCATCCAAGACATTCGTTGGCTCCTTCATAAATGTAAGAATCGAAAACAGACTCTATTGTTCTCCGCGACCTTGTCCGTGGAAGTGATGCGACTCGCGTATCGATTCTTAAACGAGCCGGTCGAAATCCAGATCAATCCAGAAAAGATCATCACCGAAAGAATCGATCAGAAGATCGTTCACTTGGGAAGAGAGGAAAAAATTCCTTATATGACGAACCTGATCGTAAACTCGAAAGAGGAAGGTCAGGGAATCATATTCACGAATTATAAAGCGAATATTCCGAAGATCGTTCATACTCTTCGTAAATACGGGATTCCGGTAACAGGAATCTCTTCCGAGTTGGATCAGAAAAAAAGACTCAGACTTCTGCGCGATTTTAAATCCGGCAAATACCGCTACATGGTAGCGACCGACGTCGCTTCCCGCGGGATCGACGTGGAAAACATCGACATCGTTTACAACTACGATCTTCCTCAAGACACGGAGAACTACGTTCATAGAATCGGCCGTACAGCAAGAGCGGGAAGAATGGGGAAGGCGATCGGGTTTTGTTCCGAGTCCGATTACGTGGAACTCGAAAAGATCGAAAAATATCTAAAACAAAAGATCGACGTTCTCGAAGTTCAGGAAGAATACATTCAATTTCCTGCAGGTGATTTTCAAGCGTTTGTCGGCGGCGATTCCTACGATCGTGAAAAGGAAACCCACTTCAAACAAAACGGAAGACGTCCTCACGATCGGGGAGATCGCGGTCCTCACAAACACGATCGTGACAGAAGAGGCGACAAGCGTCACGCAAGTCATACACAATCGCATTCTCCAGCGAGAGACGGTCAGAAGAAAAAACCGGCGGCCGCGATTCAAGAAGCGGAATTCTTTTTGCAGAAAGCCGATTCCGTTTTATCCGCGGAACCGAAAGGCAACAAACAAGGCAATAAGAACCAGCATAGATTTCAAGGTAACAAGGACAAACAACGTCAACCTCAAGGCGGCGGTCAACAACAGAGCGGCGGAAATCAGCAACGCAATCAACAGAACCGCGACCGCAATCAGAACAGAAACCAACAGTCGAACAAACAATACGATAAGAGCAAACGGAATCTGTTCGATATCAACGATTCCACAAGAGAAGATTCCAAAAAGAAAAAAGGTTCGGTTTGGCAAAAAATCAAATCTATCTTTGGGGGCTGATCCTATTCTCCCTAAATACGTGGGAACTCGGCGCGAAAGTCGCCATTCCCACTCAGTCGTCCGAACGTTATGTGCGCTTTGAGGACGTTCAAAAAGAATTTCCTTCCTTAAAATCTTCCTTCAATCCTGCGACATTCGTCGGGGTCATTCAACATCCTTCCGGTGAAATCCGCTTTCGGGTCGGTTCCTCTTTTTATACGTTCAACCAAAGTATAGAAAAAATTTCCGTTCCCGTTCTTTATAAGGAAAAGGACTTTTTGATTCCTCCCGAAATCGTGGAGGCGCTTTTCGTTCAACTCATGTCCGAGGACGTAAGATACGAATATAAGGAAAACGTGTTGGAGTTCGATGTTCTTCCGAACGCGGAAAAACTCGGAATCAAAACCGTTCTCATCGACGCGGGTCACGGAGGAAAAGATCCGGGAACCGCTTCGAACGACGGAACAAACGAGAAGGTCGTGGCTCTTCAAGTGGCTAAGATTCTCAAAAAATTCTTTGAAAAGGTTTATCCTTCGATCAATGTCGTATTAACAAGACCGGATGATAACTTCGTGGAGCTTGATCGCAGATCGGAGATCGCCAACCGGGAACTCAAGAAGAACGGAAGTTCCTTGTTCATCAGTCTTCACTGCAATTCTTCCATCAACGAGGACGTAAACGGCTTCGAGATCTATTATCTTTCCCAAACGGCTTCCACCGAATCGGCTCGAGAAACCGCACTTCTGGAAAACAGAATTCTCAAGCCCAAGGGAACCTCGGCGGTCAAAAAGATCCAGGCGGGAATGATGTCCTCTCTCATTCAAAGAAGAAGCAGAATCTTGGCTCGATCGATCGAATCGGAGATGAAAAAAAAGCTCCAACCTCAGATCCTGTCCAGGGGAGTGAAAAAGGCGGATTTTTCGGTCCTCAGAGGAAGTCTCATGCCCGCGATTCTCGTGGAGATGGGTTATCTTTCTCATGAAAAAGAATCCAAACTTTTGGAAAGCAAGAGTTTACAAGTTAAGATAGCGAAAAGCATCGTAGAAGGAATCCGGGGTTATGAATTGGCAAAAAATTAGGGAATCTGCAATCGCGATCAGAGACGCGGCATGGGAAGCGATCAAGGCTACAGGCGAAAAAATCAATCAAGGATATCTTTGGCTTTTCCGCACGGCAACCGAAGACGGGGTTTCTCGTAAGACCTTGTTCTTAACGTATGCTTGGATCGGAGTCGTTTTATTTTTTACTTCATTCATTCTCGCGGGTAACAGTCCATTCGTTACGCTTGTTCCATTCTCCCTTTACGAAGTCGGAAACAGGGACCCGAGAACTACGATCACCATCTACGGATCGGACGGAGAACGTCAGGTTTTTCCGGTTCAAAGAAAAGTCCTTCTCGAAGACGAAGAATACCGTCACAAGACGATGACCCTGATCGGAGAGATCAGCGAATCCTCCTATTTCGATAAGACCCTCGAAAGCGGTAAGGGAGAACATTATAAAAATCTAAAGCGTCTTCCCGAAATTCAATACGCGGTTAAGGCGATCTGGAAAAACGGGGGAGTTCTCATCCTGGATTTCAGAAAGTCCACTCTTCAGGAAATTCTTTCCGGAATGAAGTTTAGAATCGATTATACATACGTTCAACAGAACATGAAAGAGGAAGACAAACAAAAGGAAATCGCCCGTAAGAAGATGGCGCTTTTGGATTCCACCTTTCTCGCTCTGGAAAAGACCGTTTTTGAGAATTTCTCCGATGTTCAAAGCCTGGAATATAGGCTGGACGGATTATCGGAACGTATTCCCGGAATGGAATATTCTCTCGATTCGACCCATAAAAGGAACTGATTCGCTCTTTCTAACCTCTTTTTAGCCGATACTAGAAACAAGATGAAATCCATTTTTTCGGATCGCTTGTTTTCGATCGGCAATAAGAAGTCCTTTTCGACCTATCTTCTCGTTCTATCGATTTTCGGAGGAAGTCTTTGGGCTTCCGCCGATCTGCAAATTTCACCCGATATTCAAAATATCACCGATTTTAGAACGGATCGGATGGCCTTTCATTTTATTCAGCTCGTCGATAAGGAAGGAAAAACTCTTCCCGATACGAATCCGAGCAGAGATTCTTCCGAAGCGACCTTGATGATCATCTATAAAGGACAACTAACGTTGCTCAAGGACGGTTTCGACGATCCGAACAAGGTAAGAGAGAAGGAAAAGGACTACCTCGTAAAAATTTCCAATTACGCAAGGCTCAGAGAATTGGAAGCGGAATACTTTCGACTTCCAGAAGCGGAAAGAACCGTAACTCCGAACAAAACTTCCGGCAATACGTCCGTCTCGTCGACATCGTCTTCCTCATCCACCGCAAATCAATCGAACACGACAACGTCACCTAACGTAGGCGAGGCGAGCCAGGCTTCTGCAGAACCGTTAAAAAGAACGAAAGAATTGGATCTTCTTTTGAAATATGACGAGGAACTTTTAAAAACGTATTCTTCCGAAAGAGCCGTCAGCGGAGAATTGGAAAGATCCGA
Coding sequences within it:
- a CDS encoding N-acetylmuramoyl-L-alanine amidase family protein — translated: MAKNQIYLWGLILFSLNTWELGAKVAIPTQSSERYVRFEDVQKEFPSLKSSFNPATFVGVIQHPSGEIRFRVGSSFYTFNQSIEKISVPVLYKEKDFLIPPEIVEALFVQLMSEDVRYEYKENVLEFDVLPNAEKLGIKTVLIDAGHGGKDPGTASNDGTNEKVVALQVAKILKKFFEKVYPSINVVLTRPDDNFVELDRRSEIANRELKKNGSSLFISLHCNSSINEDVNGFEIYYLSQTASTESARETALLENRILKPKGTSAVKKIQAGMMSSLIQRRSRILARSIESEMKKKLQPQILSRGVKKADFSVLRGSLMPAILVEMGYLSHEKESKLLESKSLQVKIAKSIVEGIRGYELAKN
- a CDS encoding LIC_10740 family protein translates to MNWQKIRESAIAIRDAAWEAIKATGEKINQGYLWLFRTATEDGVSRKTLFLTYAWIGVVLFFTSFILAGNSPFVTLVPFSLYEVGNRDPRTTITIYGSDGERQVFPVQRKVLLEDEEYRHKTMTLIGEISESSYFDKTLESGKGEHYKNLKRLPEIQYAVKAIWKNGGVLILDFRKSTLQEILSGMKFRIDYTYVQQNMKEEDKQKEIARKKMALLDSTFLALEKTVFENFSDVQSLEYRLDGLSERIPGMEYSLDSTHKRN
- a CDS encoding DEAD/DEAH box helicase yields the protein MKFEELSIHPKLLSAIQEIGYTELTPIQERSIPHGLEGKDITGLAQTGTGKTVAFLVPVIHTILTKEIQGVSALVLAPTRELTMQIAEEAKKLLKHSNGVRAVPIIGGTDYKSQNKDLEGLNGIIVATPGRLIDMIKSGSIDISNVEFFVLDEADRMLDMGFIQDIRWLLHKCKNRKQTLLFSATLSVEVMRLAYRFLNEPVEIQINPEKIITERIDQKIVHLGREEKIPYMTNLIVNSKEEGQGIIFTNYKANIPKIVHTLRKYGIPVTGISSELDQKKRLRLLRDFKSGKYRYMVATDVASRGIDVENIDIVYNYDLPQDTENYVHRIGRTARAGRMGKAIGFCSESDYVELEKIEKYLKQKIDVLEVQEEYIQFPAGDFQAFVGGDSYDREKETHFKQNGRRPHDRGDRGPHKHDRDRRGDKRHASHTQSHSPARDGQKKKPAAAIQEAEFFLQKADSVLSAEPKGNKQGNKNQHRFQGNKDKQRQPQGGGQQQSGGNQQRNQQNRDRNQNRNQQSNKQYDKSKRNLFDINDSTREDSKKKKGSVWQKIKSIFGG
- a CDS encoding VOC family protein, whose amino-acid sequence is MKVLLTGIFVNDPIKAFRFYTEILGFKEKAFVPDANLAIVISSEDPEGTSLILEPNTSPVAKSYQEGLYHSNIPAIVFGVKDIRQEYERLKKLGVVFIKEPTKSAVGTETVFDDNFGNLIQLYQLD
- a CDS encoding RidA family protein, translating into MSVQNKIESLGYKLPPAPQAIAAYIPANRSGNLVFTSGQLPLKDGQLMLTGKLGEGLSVDDVKEAMIQANLNAIAAASAVCGGPDKIVRIVKIGVFVACSPNFSEHHLVANHGSNFLLSVFGEEGRHARFAVGTPSLPLNAPIEVEVTFQVTDAP
- a CDS encoding BPSS1187 family protein, whose translation is MKKLYYKKRILSSLLIVSLFATCSRIQKKEDSDSDLILGLGLLSILGCTQYQNAPRVDTLDGLTRIFALPSFTFPCVAKYNDPHLIFVPASSPKNILAVFLPGSGGTPIGVSKIIEEGAARGYHSIGLMYPNGEPINVLCNGAGSSPVCFGNAREEIITGVDKSNVVSVDTNNSIDGRLLKLLQYLVLKRPNDGWGQFLNGDSVIWSKVYFGGHSQGSGHAAYQGKIKTLGRVSIYSGVSDYHIASATPATWLTSSGLTAPNLFYGLIHVGDGVANISGNSNQVTDTWLNAFGMNGALTDADSGTAPFGGTQRLTTNRCSGQDDNSKHNCTMLTTQQAAWDYISFP
- a CDS encoding metal-sulfur cluster assembly factor, encoding MLEAPTNLLEEQIYEEVKKVEDPEIGISIAELGLIYRIKVEDGKAKIDMTYTSMACPAGPQMKQQVKDHALRVEGISDAEVEIVWVPKWDPREMASEDAKMDLGIFD
- a CDS encoding class I SAM-dependent methyltransferase yields the protein MYPKLELIPHPQFPEQYQICKRTGVCFYKPAKSREYKDSYFLEEYKNQYQKTYYEDETSLRALAQKRLGILRRFHDPKDASLFELGSAAGFFLDEARKSGYQVTGLEISPAEVEYSRNTLGLDVHCVSFLEENLLKDRSFDVVSAFFVVEHFPDADFVFEKLTDLVKPGGFLFLGLPSLYGPTFQTNPEEWFRTHPSDHFWDYSPDSLKKMLKGYGFKTEYKKPMSYHPSRDRGWRGKILSHRLFARLSDLTCYGDTFHLIAQKRHT